The DNA sequence TGTCTAATATATGCTAGGAGATTTATCAAAAAGTTACTACCTTTGAATACTAAAGTTGCTactcaaaaaaaatatacaagTTATTACAATAGTATACACAAAGCTAGGGGAAAAATCAAAAGGAGTTAATACTATGTAATACTAAAGTTGCTACTCCAAAAATATATTAAAGTTGTTACATAGTATACACATTAATTATAATAACAAGACCTCCACTTGACTATGTTTCGAAGCAATTTTAATTTAATACCAATATATGTGTAAAAATATACTAGGAGATCTATAAAACAAGATGCTAtcatatactccctctatctaTTTATCGGAGTCATTTTAGGGCATGCGCAGTGACAAAAGGAGAAATTAATTCGGCTAGTAAAAGGAGTTGCATGCAAACGGTTGAATTAATTAGACCAGTGAGAGAAGCCGCATGTGCTTGGTAAAAGGTGAAAATAATGGTCCCTAGCTTATATGACTCAGTTTTGAAGAATTTTTTTCGATAAGATGACTCTGATAAATGGATGGAAAGGGTAATATTAAACTTGCTActcaaaaataaactaatttttTTTATGGTCGACTGTTATTATGGGAATATGATAAATTTATTATATAGTATTTATATTGATATAAAGGTACTAACACGCAAAAGAGAGTAACGGACCAAAATAAGACAAACTGCAACCTAGAGGGACAAACtattaataaatattatataaaCTGCCAATTAGAGGGATAAGTTCTTATAAAACACATTAGAAAAGCCAGGAACATCTGATTTGCTGCCAATTGAGGgcatttcttaaaaaaaaagagggtaGCAAAATAAAACACTTGCCGCCAACTGGgggcattttttaaaaaatgaggCTAGCAATATAAAACAAGACAAACTGCAACCTTGGGGCAAGTTATTAGAACAAACGTAGcatatataaggccttgtttagatgcactcaaaaacccaaaactttacaagattctctatcacatcgaatcttgcggcacatgcataaaacattaaatatagataaaaaaagataaccaattgcacagtttatctgtaaatcacaagacggatcttttaagcctagttactccatgattggacaatgtttgtcaaataaaaatgaaagtgctacagtattaaaatctaaaaagtttttagatctaaacaaagcATAAGCTGCCAACTAGAGGGATAAGATATTATAAATCCACTATATAAGCCGAAAAACATGACTAGCTAAAATTTAAggggcatttattacaaagaaAAGAGTAGCACCCAAAATAAGATAAGCCCGAGAGGCAAAGTATTAGAAGAAGCATTGCATAATAAGGTATCAATTTAGAGGATAAGTTATTATAATAATATGTAGGATTTAGGAATGCATTTGAATCTAAAGGAGATTGAAAACTGaaactaaaaaaatattaaaaaataataagacTGAAAACTAAAACAAAAAAGTGAGAAAAAACTTTAATGCAAACTGAATCTGGGGAGTGAATTCTTTTGTGGTAACTTATGTACGTAATGGCTAGTGAcatagctcaacttcactaataATAAGctgttttttagaaaatagtttTATGAGTAATTTTATAGGTGAAGTTGAGCtattttggaaaaagtgtttagtaaaatagcttcaccaactactttatacatagatgagagagagaaatgaggaagagggctacaataagctacttttttagcTTCCTCctaacttatgtctttgtgagagaagAAAAACAGTTTCACCTATGAAGCTGTTTtaaaaataagtgtttggcaaaaaaaaagaagctgTTGTGAGTTATACCAAACAGACCTTATATACTTATACGTGAGACAACTAATATACATGAAAGACATTCGGACCTAAAAGGGAGACAAGTGAGACAAGTGTCTCAAATGGTTTCAGTGCTACTCCTCTCAAAAAGGGATGTGGCCCAACTATGTATTACTTATGTATGTCTCACGGAACGACCCTTCTTGGCTATAAAAGTTTGTAGCTATCcaatttctctaatacttttttGAGCATTGATGCCCTCAGTGAAATAATTCTTGTATTGCTGACAGTGGTCGTCAATTGCTTGAATTTTAAAATCTGACCTCTACAAAATGCAGAGATGGGAATGATGCGAAGGCATTAGAGAGGTTCAGGTGAATTTTGGGATCAAAACCAGAGAGTAATGAGCCTTACATTGCCAGCTACAATGTTACAACTCAGAGTCCGAATATGAGTATTTCTTTGTGCACATACAAGCTAACCTTTGTGCCTCTAGGATGCCCTGAGCGCAGGATAATGTGCTTAGATACAACAGTTAGTTGCTTATGGTTGATTCCTTCGATCCTTAcaagatgtatatatatatatatatatatatatatatatatatatatatatatatgtaactgATTTTGGTTTGCTTACTTTTTATCTTGACCGTGCCACGAGGTACGTTAAGAGGAGGTAGAGTTTTTTAAAAATTACATCAACGGTAATCCAAGGGTTACCACACTTGAAGAATTTGTAGAGAAGAAATAACCTTCGCGTCTTTTTAGTTGATAAAAACAAAACAGTAATAtcattctaattaattacagaaacctAATGCAGCTAGGCACATACAGTCATGTGCAGGAGATGGACTGCTTTGGCTTTCTCAGCTAGATTTGCATGTATCTTCTTCTGTGCTCTGCCTATACAACCTGCTGAAATTCTAGCCAATCCACGCATTATAAACTGAATTTAATCGATTTCAAGTGATCATGTCAAGATCTCATTCTTAACTCGACACACAGTACACACGTTTGTGTTGTTCAATCAAAAAAAAGTACACACGTTTGTGTTATACCCTACGAAGAACAATAATCTATATATCTACGTCCAATGCAAAGTCTTTAAAACTCACGCCTGCACGTCCTACCCGATTCAATATGAAGACCAAAACAACATGTTTGCATCTAATACAAAGTTCTCATAGTTCATACGTTCATGTCCAGTTAAGGTTAAACCATATAGAAACATCTATATACTATCATGACAGCATCTACCACAAACGTATCTAATCAACACATCAGAAACACAAACACGTCAACCTATCAACCTATGACATTACATTAACCACTTTGCAATGCCAAGTTTGACACGTAAGGCCTTTTTTACACATATGTCACCGGCCGTCTCACTAGAAAGAAACATTGGTTATCAACTGTACTTTTTCTACCGGccagtagtatttttctctcacaataaattatcCAACAGTCATTTCaatcatgacttttcagactaGCGAACAAGTCTGTCGACATTCTATTTTAAGGAAAAATATGCAAAATTGAAAAGAATTGAACATCATCACAAAGTGATTATACAATGTCATGCGCCCAAAACTACAATCAGTTAATGAGAAATTAAAATAATCAATGACATAAATTTAACTAGACAATTCGACCTCTGTTCCTGCTACCGTCCTACTCCAGCGTCTCTTGCCTCGACGATGAGTTCCCGCAGCGCCCGGCGAGACTCGTCGACATGGCGTCGCGTGACGAATGGGTGTGCGAGCAGCTGCGCCACCGTGGCGCGCCGCCTCGGGTCCTTCTGCAGGCACGCTGCCACGAACCCGCGAAGCTCAGGCGATGCCGACGCCGCCGCACGCTCTGGCGCAGACGGCGGCTCCCCGTCGCAGATCGCCTGCCTCAGCTTCTCGAACGACGGCCTCACCCCACCTGGGGGCAGAAAAGGGCACCGCCCCAAGAAGAGCTCCAGGACCGTGACGCCGAAGGCCCAGACGTCGGCGGCGATGGCGCCGCGCGGCTCGGCGTGGGCATCAGGCTCGAACCGCTCGGGGCTCAAGTACATGGGGGAGCCAACGGCGACGGAGACCTTGCGGCGCGCGTCGGTGCGGCCGAATAGGATCCTGGACACGCTGAAATCGCCGATCTTGATGTCGCCCCGGAAGTTGGCGAGAAGGTTGTCAGGCCTCAAGTCGAGGTGCGCGACGCCGCGGGAGTGGACGTGCGCGAGCCCCTGCAGGCACCGCGCGGCCACCTCGGCGAGGGCGCATTCGGGGATCCCGCGCCCTCCCCGGCGGCCAACGATGCCGGCGAGCGTCCCGGCGTCCATGAGCTCGAGCACGTAGGCGggctcgccgccggcgccgctgaGAACCGCGTGGCAGCGCACGACGTGCGGCGACCCGGCAGATCGGCGGAGCGCCTCGGCTTCCTCGTCCGCAGCTCTGCTGGGGCGGGCGTAGTGGGCCGTCTTGAGCGCGAACTCGGTGCCGGTGCCACGGTGGCGCACCTTGGTGACCACTCCGCAGGCGCCCTCGCCGAGGTGGCAGACCTGCTCCAGGTCCGACAGCCGCAGGTCCAGGTCGTCCGCGGGCAGCGCCAGCGCCTGCTTCATCAGCTCGTGGGGAGCGGCAGCGGCAGGGATCCGGTGGAAGAACTGGTGCGGCGCGACGGGCAACGTCGGGCAAGTCATCGGGCGCCGGGAGGAGACGACAGCGCCAGCGCCGCTGCTCTCGAGCGGGACGTCCGCCGCCGCCACAACCATGCCTGAGGTTTTCAATCCCAATGTTGCGGAGTGTAAGGTAGGGTGAGAAAGTTCGGGAGGCCTGGATTTATAGCGCGAGTCGGAATCGGGGCAGGACTCACCGAATTGGCGGCAagtctatatatataatttatttgaaaaaaaatatatatatatatatatatgtatgtacagGTATGTGCTCCGTTTATTTGAGACTCATaaagactatatatatatatatattcagtcAATATTACTGGGAACGATGGCTCAACTCCCAGTTCAGATGCAATTTCCTTTGCATTAACCTTACTAGAAGCAAACCCATCATTTCTATAGGTTTCAAAGTAATCCATTATGCCTTGTATCTGCTGCATTGTAGAATCAATGCACATAGATGGTGACTGCAACTTCTTGCTTACTTTATTGACAGCAAACAAAACATCATGCCAAATAACCATGCCAAATATAAATTCAAAGCTGCCAAGTactttaaataaattctttgcATCACTCCTGTCCTTTGCTTCTGCATCTTTATCTTTACTTAATGCAAGTAAAGCTGCCCTTAGCTGAGGAGCTTGATATCTAATTGCTGCAACACTTTTAATACGACTCTCCCAACGTGTGTTGCACAAAGATTTCACAGTTAATCCATCAACATGATCAAGCAAAGACTTCCATCTTTTAGTAGAACCAGCAAGTAAGACATATATCCGTTGCACAATCCCAAAAAATGTATCAGCTTTGCTACAAGACTTTGCCATATCACAAAGAGTAAGATTAAGACTATGGCAAGCACATGGCATATACAAAGCTCTTGGATTTATATCACGCAAGCGACTTTGAACCCCCTTGTATTTTCCTTTCATATTAGAACCATTATCATAACCTTGTCTCCTAATGTCATCAATATTAAGACCAAAGGACTTAATGGAATCAACCAAAACTTTAAAGAGCCCAGAACCAGATGTGTCTTCTACCTTCAGGAAACCAAGAAAGTACTCACCTTCCATGAGTTCATACTGGTAATATGCTCAACACTAATTTCATGTTCCTTCAGCCTCTCATTGATATGTTTCCAATCTCTATACCCATCATTCCCCAATGAACTCTTGCACTTCTTAGAATTAAAAAGCTTACAGCAAAAGCAAAATACTTTATCCAAGTGTTTGGAATAAACTAGCCATTTTCTATCACATAGCTCTCCATTACTCATTTTTCTTTGATAATGAGAATATGCAAAATGCCTTAAATTATTATCGAAGGGGAATACAATATTATCTTCTCTTATGGGCCCCTTTTCAACTAATATATCCCTTGCTTTGTTATCAACATTATCCCAATTTCTTGGATCATAAATATCCATGTGACACACCAGTTCCTCATCAACACTAGTATTTTCCGTAGCATTTGAATTAAATATGTGTTCATCATTACTCACATTGATTTCTTCCATTTCAATGCCAACATTGTCGTGAGAAGgatcttcatcttctggaacaATATGTGCTGGATCCTTCCAGACAACTATCGCCAACTGATTTGGATCTCTTGAAATGTTTGAATTCTTCTTGAGAAACTTATGCATAGAACCCCTCTGTGGCGCGCAGCGCGTCTGCCGCCGTCGGGGACGCAGGCGTTGGTTTCTCGTGAACGCTAGCTGCTGTAATGATTTTCTCTCTTATTTTAATACGGCCTCGATTCTGCTCAAGGAAGCCAGTTAATTTAGTACTAGTCCTAGTGCCGGTGTTGTATAATTTGGGGTGGGGCCCTGCCTAATTGGGGGCCCAGGGCGGCCGCCCCGCTTGCCCGTGTCCAAGGCCTGGTCCCAACGatacctgctgctgctgctgctgcctcccATAAATAACCGACGACCTACTGGCCTCCATCGGGATCCCAAACCAAAATATTGTCCATTCGGGGGCCAGCTTCATCCGTTCAGAGGGGGATACATCATTCCGTGTGATCAGCTGGATGCAATCCAGCTCAAGGTTGGGGGTATTTATCTTCTCTTCGGGCTCTGGGTGCTGGAGTGTCAGTACGTCTATCAGTTGGGACGAGCTAGGCTTGGATGGAACTCATCTGTTCATTCAAGAACAATGTACACATGACTGCTGCTTCTTCTATTGGAAGTTAGACAACATGAGCATGGTATTCAAGAACAATGCATAGTTAGAAGTATAGTTCTATTCTATTCTTGCGGTACAATAAACTAGATAAAATACGGATCAGTACAAAAATGATTACCTAATTAATTTGGATTGTTCAGGTAGCAGGCCATATTCTGTAGATGAGACTGTTTGTTTGTACACATAATAAATCCGTGAAAACCAAAGGACTAAGGAGATTACAAATAAATCTATGAAACCAAAGGACTAAGGAGATTGCAAATTAGTACTGTGACAATGTTTCTGTATTAGGTGATCACTTCTTTTTCAGAAATGTTATGTGAGCTTTACCTACAATACAGTTATGCAGTAGAGCTGAAAGTAGCTCTTGGTTTCATTATATATGAATAGTAATTTGAAAATGTTTCTTGATCATTGCACCTGCTCAGTGCatttgcttcttctccttttttgTCGCGATCCTGCTAGTTGGTCGCGGTCTGATTTTCATGTGCATGCTGTTAGTGCTCTGTGCGTTCCTGCTAGTTTGGTTATATTAGTGTCGAGGAACTGAGAAAGCTTGTATGTGTGTTGCATATATTAATTTTCTTTAAaaagtcttttttttttggcatagCTGAAGCTTGCAACTCATTTTTGTAACATTAGCATGAATTATAAATTCTGAGTTGGACGGCTGGTTCTGAGGGCAGGGTTGTTGTTAATTGGTGTTAGGCAACCTAATAGAACAACAGCTACTACTTTAGTCAGTTCAGAATTTCAGATGCACACTGACTCGTGCAACGAGACCTAACAGAACAGTATCTACTTTAGACGACCTGCTCATCTGCTGGTGCATCTGAAAATTCTGAACTGACTATATAGTAGCTGTTGTTACTCAGTTAAGCTATTACTCTGTTTTGCTGTTTTATTATGTTTTTCTGGCATGAGGATGCACTGGTTAGTAAGCATTCATAACATCCCAATTAACAGCACCTGATGCTAGCATAAATGTCCCATTCCATCGACTAATAGTGAATTTTCTCATCTAATTGCAGGGTTGATTCTGTATGTTCTGGCCTGCTGGTGCtggttgtgacttgtgaggg is a window from the Sorghum bicolor cultivar BTx623 chromosome 5, Sorghum_bicolor_NCBIv3, whole genome shotgun sequence genome containing:
- the LOC8070657 gene encoding mitogen-activated protein kinase kinase 9; this translates as MVVAAADVPLESSGAGAVVSSRRPMTCPTLPVAPHQFFHRIPAAAAPHELMKQALALPADDLDLRLSDLEQVCHLGEGACGVVTKVRHRGTGTEFALKTAHYARPSRAADEEAEALRRSAGSPHVVRCHAVLSGAGGEPAYVLELMDAGTLAGIVGRRGGRGIPECALAEVAARCLQGLAHVHSRGVAHLDLRPDNLLANFRGDIKIGDFSVSRILFGRTDARRKVSVAVGSPMYLSPERFEPDAHAEPRGAIAADVWAFGVTVLELFLGRCPFLPPGGVRPSFEKLRQAICDGEPPSAPERAAASASPELRGFVAACLQKDPRRRATVAQLLAHPFVTRRHVDESRRALRELIVEARDAGVGR